A DNA window from Hevea brasiliensis isolate MT/VB/25A 57/8 chromosome 2, ASM3005281v1, whole genome shotgun sequence contains the following coding sequences:
- the LOC110648447 gene encoding uncharacterized protein LOC110648447: MAFVTATAGVQVLIKSQPDTFWTKIQDSANSFPQAAPSLYTSILISGTGVRKVEYGPDSQNIKTSSELITENSLGKLAYTVTAGDILQKYDVNNFQAVIIHPNSEKWVGWTWTYNYLPENKARALQLDAEIAVIAVKTLTELDNYIQNKST; this comes from the exons ATGGCGTTTGTCACCGCCACAGCTGGTGTTCAAGTTCTGATCAAGAGTCAACCAGACACGTTCTGGACTAAAATTCAAGATTCCGCAAATTCGTTTCCTCAAGCCGCACCTAGCCTATATACATCAATTCTTATCAGCGGCACGGGGGTGCGCAAAGTCGAGTATGGCCCAG ATTCTCAGAATATCAAAACCTCGTCTGAGCTTATCACTGAAAACAGCTTGGGAAAATTAGCTTACACTGTAACTGCTGGTGATATCCTCCAAAAATATGATGTCAACAACTTCCAAGCTGTAATAATTCAcccaaatagtgagaaatgggtgGGATGGACCTGGACTTATAACTATCTCCCCGAGAATAAAGCAAGAGCTCTTCAGCTTGATGCAGAGATTGCAGTGATTGCAGTGAAGACCTTGACAGAACTTGATAACTATATTCAAAACAAGTCAACCTAA